Within Meles meles chromosome 19, mMelMel3.1 paternal haplotype, whole genome shotgun sequence, the genomic segment CTCTGGAGACCTGCAGCCACCTGGTCTCTCTGGGTAAGGCGAGTTCTGCCCATCACAGCAGTTTTCTGCTTCAGGGACTCAAAGATCTGGCTCTTCTTACAGGTGTGCCTGGGTTGAACCTGAACATTCTAGAAATGGATTCCTTTGAGATACAGATCCTGGATATTGCCACTCATTCTGTCTGTAATGAGCCAAGAGTTTTGCTGGGAGTTTCCTTGGGATGTGCAGGGCCCTCCTAATACTTCCACATGTGACCCCAGGGACTGAGGGCTGGGCCAGAGGACAAGGTTCTCCTACTCTCTAAGCAGAGCACAAAGTCCtgtatttttcccccattgaCCAGGACTTCTGCTTTCCAAACCGGATGTGATCAGCTGGTTGGAGCAAGGACAAGACCTCCCCAAGGTGAGAGCAAGCCAGTGACCTGGTGAGTTAACATGGCGAAGTTGCTCTCCACAGGAGCCTGGGTccaaggagggaaggaggtgcAGGGAGCTTTCTTGGGTATTCTCTGCTGCTTCCTTGCTTCCAAGGCAGCCACATTCTATCCACGTAGGGCTGTCCCTCTGTCCCCAATCCATGAAAAACACATGTCATTCTTGTCCCAACATTTCTCAtgtgtgggtccatttctgtTCCCATCTTGCCTTTGATCTTCACCTTTCAGCCTCTTCATCTATTCCCAGGTGCttgtgccccttcttttcctcGAGTCCCCCACCCTCACTTCCACCCAGGGCAGATGGATCTCTCTGTCATGCCTTGTCTTTACCCTACAGCTCGGAGTCCATCCCTCCTCATGTTGGACATTCTTACAACTTCTAGATGATCCAGAGGTGTGGTGAGAACTTCTGCATCCTAGAAAATGGCAACAACCTATTTCTTCCAGAAGGATTCCTACTAAATCCATTCCTGGACTTGTTTTCCCACCTCTCCTCATCCCATCGGTCCACCTCCTTACATGTCCCAGTGTCTGAGCCTGATTGgaactcctttttttctttaatagtggTATCAAGATACAACTCACATGCCATATGATTCATTCATTTGAAGTATGCAAAGGATTGTAGTATATTCACAGCATCTGTGTCTATCACtataatcaattttagaacatgttCATTACCCCAACTAATTGGGCTGCTTCTgatatttgtttttggtttgttttaattaataggttttatttattagagttttatttttaccGAAAGTTGAGTAGAAAGTACAGAATTCCGATTTATCACCCttcctcaccacacacacacagtttcctCTATTATTAATATCCTGTATTCTGTGGTATATTCGTTACAATGGGTGCAGCTGTATTCACACATTACCAGTAGATATCAGTTTACGTtaggttcactcttggtgttggaCATTCTGCGGGTTTGGGTAAATGTATAATGCCACATCTCCATCTTTATAGTATCAAGCAAAGTAGTTCCACTGCCCTAAGTATTCTCTGTGCTCCAcctgtttttcctttcctccacccTAGCTCCTGGAAACTGGTTATTTTAGTctttatagttttaccttttccagaatgtcgtatagttggaatcatgcagtaagtggcatttcttttttttttttttaagattttatttatttatttgacacagagagatcacaagtaggcagagcagcaggcagagagagaggaggaagcaggctccccgccgagcagagagtccgatgcagggctcaattccaggaccctgagaccatgacctgagtcaaaggcagaggcttaacccactgagccacccaggcgccccagtaagtgGCCTTTCTTAACTGGCTGCTTTCAGTTAGCTGTAAACATCACGTGTGTCCTTCACACCACTTTGGTCCTTCACAGTACCATCGGGACATTCCCCTACCCAGAGATGTTGGGTTTATCTTGTGTTTTCCTGCTCTTTCTTACCTTGTAACTCTCACCTACAGCCTCTGTAACCTGAGTGTCACCTGCTTTTACTTGTCCTTGGTCCTTCAAATGATGCCATTCTGAATTCAGTATGTGGACAGCATCTTTCTTCTCATCTATCACAGATACTACTTTCTAGCTGACCCACACAGtctgttttcctcattttacaaTCTTGATGGAGACACTGTGTAAAATGTCTGGCCTCCTTTACCCAGTTTCCAATGACCAGGCACAACTTGGACACATCTTAGCCACCCCGagacttctttccttcttctggtCTCCAAATACCCTTTCACTCCCTTTCACTGGGCCACTGTTTCATTTGAAAAAGTTCTTATCATCAGGGATTCCAAGACAACACCAAAAAGGAACACAGCAGAGTCGTGGGAAGAACAGTGTTGGTTGTGGAGGGTGTTGGGCTTAGAGAAGGACTTTGTCCAAGAGGGAAATGCCCCCCAGAAGTCAAAGGAGGACCACAGAGTGTAGTTAATACTTTGCCAAATAGAGGAGACTTGTCTTCTTAGCACTCCTGGAGAGTGAAGCATGGGGACTTGATCAGAGGCCTTGATAGTACTAGATGTGGATGGCTACATGATGAAATGGGAAGCGTGACAAGTAAAGGGGGAATTTTGGAGGACCCAGGCAAGGTCCCAAGCCGGGAACCTGTACCACTCATCAGAGAGCCAATATTTCAGCAGAGGGAGGAGTCCCCGTTAGGACAGTAACAGGGGAGGCCATATCAATGGCACCATGTACTAACAGTGCACCACAGGCCAGGCACCTTGTGGGACTCCCATAGCAGTTCATTTGTGCATTGAAGTAAACCTTATAAGCTAAGGATTTTTATTCCTGGCTTACTGTCAAGGAAAATGAGCTTTAGACGTTGCTAGTTAGGGGCAACtaacaactgggtggctcagttggttaaacgtctgtcttcagctcaggtcatgatcccagggtcctgggatcgaaccctgcgtgggctccctgcttggtgggaaggccgcttctccctctcccactctccctgcttgtgttccctctcttgctgtgtgtctctctctgtcaaatgaataaataaaatcttaaaaaaaaaaaaaaaaagaagttgctaaTTAGTGAAACTCAGTTGCAGCCCAGCCTAGCCAACTACTGCTTCAAGGACTACAATGCTTTTCTGGGAAGTCTGTGGCATTGATTACAAAGTGGGTAGAGAGTTTTTCTTCTGTGGCTAGCCTTAAGAAATAGTAGAAATGGTGCATTAAGAATATTAAGTCTGTGTTGGTGTTTGGGATCGTTTCAAGATGCAAAATCAGAAAAtagactgggtgcctgggtgtttcagtcattaagcatctgccttcggctcaagtcatgatcccagggtcctgggatcgagccccacatcaggctccgtgctctgtgggaagccggcttttccctctcctgcctcccctgcttgtgttccctctctcgctgtctctctctctctgtcaaataaattaaaataaataaaattttctaaaaaactggggagggaggtgcacctggttggctcagtgagttgggcctctgcctttggctcaggtaatgatctcagggtccagggattgagcccccagtcgggctctctgctcaccagggagcctgcttccctctatctctgcctgcctctccacctacttgtgatctccctctctgtctatcaaatagagataaaaatcttaaaaaaaaaagagagatagactAAGATTCTGGGTCAGTAATCTAGATTGAGGCACCAGTTAgtctctttattaattttctgtggctgctttaaCAGATTACCAGTTGGggggggcttaaaacaacataaattgaTTCTCCCATGATTCTGGATGCCAGAACCTGAAATCAATACCAttggtctgaaatcaaggtgttgagtCATGCACCCTTGGAAGGGTCCAGGAAGAAATCTGTTCCTTGTCTCACTcaccagcttctggtggctgcagCATTCCTTGGTTTGTGCCCATATCACTTTAGTCTTTAAGGCCAGCATCTCTAAATCTCTTTGTTCTGTGTTCCTATTACCTCTGTGTGTATCATATCTCTACTTCCCCCTTATAGGACACTTCTGGTCACAGTTAGGGCCTACACAGATACTCTCCCTAGCTCAAGTTCCTTAATTtatgcaaagaccctttttccaagtCAGGTACCGTATTCATTGGCTTCACAGGCAATTATATTGTAGGTATCTTCTGTGGCTATGAAGGCTTAGGCCCTTAGGCCCATTTCTTTCTGGATCTCTCCTTTAATCTTTaccctcccctgcttgttcttactccttttctccctctgcagaCCAGTCTTCCTGGGTTACCTCTTCAGTatctttgtttgtttatatgttaTCACCACTACCCTGTTTGCTGATCCATCCCTTTTCTTTACATCCTGCATGAAATTACAGTCCGTGGATTAGAAACAAACCCAGAGACACCTCTCATACTTGGTGGTCTCCTTCATCCCATCCTCCCCCTCTAATGCATCTCCAGTAATTCAGatattttggatttctttcagattggaagaatatatttgaaaagaaagagtcAGCTTCTAAAGAAGATTTTGCTGTGGAAGAACCATTCCACCACATAGAAATGAAACGCTGCCTATGGGAGGAGAGCCCCTGGTTGGTGTCATTAGTAGAAAGGCAGGATTGGAAGAACCAGCTAACCGAGCCCCAGGAGGACTCTTGGAGTCAAATGGTACTTACCACAGAGACACTGTTTGCTCAAGGGGACGATAGTGAGCATGACCTTGGCGGAAGTTACCTGAGTGTAAGCCTTCTACCTCCAACATTACTCACAAGAACACATTTCCGTACCCTTGACTCACAGGTTAAAAAGTTGAAACAGAATTCAGTATTCATGAATCATGAGAAAGGCCAGGCTGATTGGAAGCCTTATGAAAATCACCGAAGTGCTGGAACCTTCTGTCAGAGCATTTATTTGAATAAACTTGGAAATgttgaaatgagaaataaaaaaccttgtgggggcgcctgggtggctcagtgggttaagccgctgccttcggctcaggtcacgatctcagggtcctgggatcgagtcccacattgggctctctgctctgtgcttggcggggagcctgcttccccctctctctctctgcctgcctctctgcctatttgtgatctctctctctctcttgtcaaataaataaataaataaaatctttaaaaaacaaaacaaaacaaaaaaccaaaaaccttgtgaatatactgTCACTAGTGACTCTTTGAGCTACGGTACCTCCCTGCAATTTTGTAATAGACTTTTCTCAGCAGAGAATAACAATAACTGTCCAGACTATGGAAACATTATCAATCATAGCAAGACTCGGAATGAACACAAGCTGATGCATCTTAGAGAATGTCAGTATGAGTGTGATGGCTGCCTCATACAAACCGAAATAAGTGATCGTAGAGAAGCACCATTTAGGCGTGGGGAGGAACATAATGCCTTCCATGCAGCCTCATCTTTTACTGACTGTGACATCGTTCAGACTGGAAAGAGGCCACATGCATGTAGTCAGTGTGGAAAATCTTTCAGCTGTTGTTCTAAGCTTGTTGTACACCAGAGAACACACACCGGAGAAAAGCCCTATGAATGTACTCAGTGTGGCAAGTCTTTCAGCCAGAGCTATGACCTTGTCGTACATCAGAGAACACACACTGGAGAAAAGCCCTATGAATGTAACCAGTGTGGGAAATCCTTCACCCAGAGTTCCAAACTTATTAGGCATCAGCGAACTCACACAGGAGAAAAACCATATAAATGTCACGAATGTGGAAAATCTTTCAGGTGGAACTCTAACCTTATTGTACATcaaagaattcatactggagagaaaccttatgaGTGTACTCATTGTGGAAAGTCCTTCAGTCAAAGCTCGGACTTTGTTGCACATAAAAGgactcacactggagagaaacgcTATGAATGTAACCAGTGTGGAAAGTCCTTCATTCGAAGCACTCAACTTACTAGGAATCTGTgaattcacactggagagaagccATATAAATGCAGTCAGTGTGATAAAGCTTTCAGTGGGAGCTCTCACCTTATTGAGCATCAGAGAACtcatactggagaaaaaccttTTGAATGTAAtcagtgtgggaaagcctttacTGGGAGCTCCTACCTTCTTTCCCATCAGAGAATTCATTctggagagaaaccatatgaaTGTAATAACTGTGGGAAATCTTTTCGGCAGCGATCACAGCTTGTTGTGCATCAGCGCAcccatactggagagaaaccttacaagtGCAGTCATTGCAAAAAAGCTTTCAGCCAGAGGTCTCCCCTCATTGTGCATCAAAGAACACACATTGGAGACAAGCCCTATCGGTGTAACGTGTGTTAAAGCCTTCGGTCAGAGGTCACGCCTTATTGAACACCAGAGAACGcatactggagaaaaaccctatgaatgtaTTGACTGTGGGAAAGCCTTTAATGATCAGTCAACACTTACGAAACATGAGAGAACACACACTGGCGAGAAACCATATGCATGTAATCATTGTGAAAAGGCCTTTAGTCAGCGATGTCAACTTACTAggcatcagagaattcatactggagaaaaaccctatgaatgtaacgAATGTGGGAGGGTTTTCAGTTATAATACATCCCTTATTCAACATGAAAAAACTCATGGGGGAGAAGCTGAATAATCAAGATGGAGACAATCACTGCCAAACCTTTATTAGACATCAATTAACAAATGTGTGACTTTGTGTGGTCTAATGACCATGGATTTCCTTGGAGTGTTCGTTGAAACCACACATTTCCAAGCTTACCTTGatctactaaatcagaatctctggtgGTAAAACCCAGGAGCCTGCAATTCCTAAAAGTAGCACAAGTAATTTGTATGTACATTAACATGCGTTTACGTCTGCATTTAGATGAGGAGCTGTGAACATAACACTGATTTGAAACTTTTGTCAGAGCTCTTAACAGGAGTTAGGGAATTCAGTATGTAGCTATACCCATCAAGTAATTTTTCAGTGTAAGCAACCACCCAAACTTAATCAGACATTGTCCCTGTGACCCATTCCTAGAGACAGTGGACTGGAAGataaactcttttttcttttattttttttttggactggaagatattctttttttttttttaagatttttttttttttaatttgacagagatcacaagtaggcagagaggcaggcagagagagaggaggaagcaagctccccacaaagcagagagcccaatgtgggactcaatcccaggaccctgggatcatgacccgagccgaaggcagaggctttaacccactgagccacccaagcgcccctggacTGGAAGATATTCTTAATGCGAAGCCCCAAACACTCAATCTAAGAAGAAATCTTTGCATGACAAAGTTGGCATTGAGTGATGAAATATGAAGCTGACCAATGTAAACCAGCAGTTAAAACAACAAACTGGAGGACTGAGGTTGGAAAGTCTTCTGAAATGGTTTTTATTAGAATTAAAAGACTATATCAAGAACTCCATTGTGCTCTAATTTAACTTTGTTGTTCAGGTTGACTATAATCAGAGCTCACTGTATAgcaatatagaaaatatttatcagGTGAAGTGAAAACAGGACCCAAAGTAGTATATACACAAAACATAACAACCACATGAAAACATGC encodes:
- the LOC123931901 gene encoding LOW QUALITY PROTEIN: zinc finger protein 544-like (The sequence of the model RefSeq protein was modified relative to this genomic sequence to represent the inferred CDS: substituted 1 base at 1 genomic stop codon); the encoded protein is MHLRECQYECDGCLIQTEISDRREAPFRRGEEHNAFHAASSFTDCDIVQTGKRPHACSQCGKSFSCCSKLVVHQRTHTGEKPYECTQCGKSFSQSYDLVVHQRTHTGEKPYECNQCGKSFTQSSKLIRHQRTHTGEKPYKCHECGKSFRWNSNLIVHQRIHTGEKPYECTHCGKSFSQSSDFVAHKRTHTGEKRYECNQCGKSFIRSTQLTRNLXIHTGEKPYKCSQCDKAFSGSSHLIEHQRTHTGEKPFECNQCGKAFTGSSYLLSHQRIHSGEKPYECNNCGKSFRQRSQLVVHQRTHTGEKPYKCSHCKKAFSQRSPLIVHQRTHIGDKPYRCNVC